In a single window of the Gadus macrocephalus chromosome 6, ASM3116895v1 genome:
- the inpp5l gene encoding inositol polyphosphate-5-phosphatase A: MHGGSVPFIHMAIRPVQILLYNIPDFKVVSGQSKFVGSLDGVATVEKEKFPKNFWPDFKWSRKGFMRTRWLIHNQGLDLVNVHLFHDASNLIACNSSPSVYSDNRRTALRYVIDRISHSAGSTLPFFLFGDFNFRLDALSLVQDLSTATDVQTVTKDGSNEVEKIIWEEKDNDHKVVLHIETKLFDYLHQSVFRQDNGQALLKYDKEVAAFHDVIREEEILFPPSYPYSEDYSEPTQYMTTRCPAWCDRVLLSPAAQRLLHRSDDEGDMGVVYNTLGPNICMGDHKPVFLFFSLKTNCF, encoded by the exons ATGCATGGGGGGTCTGTACCATTCATTCATATGGCAATACGACCAGTGCAAATACTGCTTTACAATATTCCT GATTTCAAGGTGGTGTCGGGCCAGAGCAAGTTTGTGGGCTCCCTGGACGGTGTAGccacggtggagaaggagaagttCCCCAAGAACTTCTGGCCTGAT TTCAAGTGGTCGAGGAAGGGATTCATGAGGACTCGCTGGCTCATACACAACCA AGGTCTGGACCTGGTCAACGTCCACCTGTTCCACGACGCCTCCAACCTAATCGCCTGCAACTCCAGCCCCTCCGTCTACTCTGACAACCGCAGGACAGCCCTCCGCTATGTCATCGACAG GATATCCCACAGCGCGGGTTCTACTCTGCCCTTCTTCCTCTTCGGAGACTTTAACTTCCGCCTTGACGCGCTGAGCCTGGTTCAG GACCTCTCCACAGCCACGGACGTGCAGACCGTGACCAAGGACGGCAGCAACGAGGTGGAAAAGATCATCTGGGAGGAGAAGGACAACGATCATAAG GTGGTGCTGCACATCGAGACCAAGCTGTTTGACTACCTCCACCAGAGCGTCTTCAGGCAGGACAACGGCCAGGCG CTCCTTAAATATGATAAAGAGGTCGCAGCCTTTCATGATGTCATCAGGGAAGAGGAAATCCTATTTCCCCCAAG ttacCCCTACAGTGAGGACTACTCTGAGCCCACCCAGTACATGACGACCCGCTGCCCCGCCTGGTGCGACCGCGTCCTCCTGTCCCCCGCGGCCCAGCGCCTCCTCCACAGG AGCGATGATGAAGGGGACATGGGCGTGGTCTACAACACCCTGGGTCCTAACATCTGCATGGGCGATCATAAG CCtgttttccttttcttctccCTGAAGACAAACTGCTTCTGA
- the LOC132459987 gene encoding E3 ubiquitin-protein ligase NEURL3 → MPIHVNSDSPERSHHCSCFCLGPLAFHGSAVGAHLSLGLGRRLARRTECTFNHGLAFSSRPVRVGEKVSLQVRKQTDHWSGALRLGFTSVPPGSRALPPAPMAIPDLTDIAGHWANVVPGAFCQPGSVVKLWVSHGGTVYCKTKIYKRHVLAKGVDLGQPLWALVDVYGQTCAVLLLGSEKKQAQRTRRSCPLPSSLQQQGYEKEGGMEDLCTKDKTCVCYLRKNDYERAVVCVACMQCPASTTLLCGHRCLCLQCSDRVICEIGTCPLCRQPIRSSRHTSEHARASTHFISVTGGGQPLL, encoded by the exons ATGCCTATTCACGTGAACTCTG ACTCACCGGAGAGGAGCCACCACTGCAGCTGCTTCTGCCTCGGGCCCCTAGCCTTCCACGGCTCCGCTGTGGGGGCCCACCTCAGCCTGGGGCTGGGCCGGAGGCTGGCCCGCCGGACGGAGTGCACCTTCAACCACGGCCTGGCCTTCAGCTCCCGGCCCGTGCGCGTGGGCGAGAAGGTATCCCTCCAGGTGAGGAAGCAGACGGACCACTGGAGCGGGGCTCTGCGGCTGGGCTTCACCAGCGTGCCCCCCGGCAGCCGAGcgctgccccccgcccccatggcCATCCCCGACCTTACAGACATCGCGGGCCACTGGGCCAACGTCGTACCGGGGGCCTTCTGCCAGCCGGGCTCCGTGGTGAAGCTCTGGGTGTCCCACGGCGGGACGGTGTACTGCAAGACGAAAATCTACAAGAGACACGTTCTGGCGAAGGGTGTGGACCTTGGCCAGCCGCTGTGGGCCCTGGTGGACGTCTACGGACAGACCTGCGCCGTGCTCCTGCTTG GTTCTGAGAAGAAGCAGGCGCAGAGGACCCGTAGGTCCTgccctcttccttcctccctccagcAGCAGGGCTATGAGAAGGAAGGAGGCATGGAAGACCTGTGTACGAAGGACAAGacctgtgtgtgttacctgaggAAGAACG ACTATGAGAGGGCGGTGGTGTGTGTAGCCTGCATGCAGTGTCCGGCCAGCACCACTCTGCTCTGTGGTCACCGCTGTCTGTGTCTCCAGTGCTCTGACCGCGTGATCTGCGAGATCGGAACCTGTCCTCTCTGCCGCCAGCCCATCCGAAGCTCGAGACACACGAGCGAACACGCGCGCGCCAGCACACACTTCATATCCGTAACGGGGGGAGGGCAACCCTTACTGTGA
- the nkx6.3 gene encoding homeobox protein Nkx-6.3 — translation MDPNIQGSFLFNNSLTPFPSDLKAPVCPYAVQNSFYKLGPGLSSQLPAGTPHGISDILSRSMMAVSSPGGATTTTTLLSGYSTMGGFAHPAAVAGSGMYYNRDCGPAASVGGFTKPAGADCPMKGRSCWAEGGYDWRGGRQPCSNNNVTLGEMAARKKHTRPTFSGHQIFALEKTFEQTKYLAGPERARLAYSLGMTESQVKVWFQNRRTKWRKKSASEPSSTQACGGLGAGEASENEVEDEEYNRPLDPDSDDEKIRLLLRKHRRAFSVLRLGPHHV, via the exons ATGGATCCGAACATCCAGGGCTCTTTCCTGTTCAACAACAGCCTGACCCCGTTCCCGTCGGACCTCAAGGCGCCGGTGTGCCCGTACGCCGTGCAGAACTCCTTCTACAAGCTCGGACCGGGCCTGAGCAGCCAGCTCCCCGCCGGGACCCCGCACGGCATCAGTGACATCCTGAGCCGCTCCATGATGGCGGTGAGCTCCCCTGGCggagccaccaccaccaccaccctgctgTCGGGGTACTCCACCATGGGGGGCTTCGCCCACCCCGCCGCCGTGGCCGGGTCGGGGATGTACTACAACCGGGACTGCGGCCCGGCGGCCTCCGTGGGGGGCTTCACCAAGCCCGCCGGGGCGGACTGCCCCATGAAGGGCCGGAGCTGCTGGGCGGAGGGCGGCTACGACTGGAGGGGGGGCCGGCAGCCCTGCAGCAACA ACAACGTGACTCTTGGAGAAATGGCCgccagaaagaaacacacacggcCCACGTTCAGCGGCCATCAGATCTTTGCCCTGGAGAAGACCTTCGAGCAGACCAAGTACCTTGCGGGGCCCGAGAGGGCCCGGCTGGCCTACTCCCTTGGCATGACCGAGTCCCAAGTCAAG GTGTGGTTCCAGAACCGGCGCACCAAATGGAGGAAGAAGAGCGCGTCGGAGCCCAGCTCCACGCAGGCctgcggggggctgggggcgggcGAGGCCTCAGAGAAcgaggtggaggacgaggagtaCAACAGACCGCTGGACCCCGACTCGGACGACGAGAAGATACGACTGCTGCTGCGCAAACACCGCAGGGCCTTCTCCGTGCTGCGGCTCGGACCCCACCAtgtctga
- the si:dkey-30e9.6 gene encoding uncharacterized protein si:dkey-30e9.6, with the protein MEQRISSPEVGPLPYPPAFSQQTWIWNQKPKRFVGGEISNILVPKYPRRAWTVKNLAARRSRCRISPAESESARSAVDVWSIQPPDFSPKLYTSLSDPGRDRRLSRRSQARSSLDSGRTRGRDVSTVLHVKRVVAEVLGQGETHGRREPRRFITSYKPPDPLEEELMFVKLGKFPPSGPYRNPRPHDFRPQADDLPNMAAVTKKDPGDLEFKLNHRDILRTTRSESDRTSGDQRKTMMKMNTYRAVEPTWDLRLLLPRTQWPPRSASFTRHRRSRSVYSAFMERVEVKLSRSWTHNPG; encoded by the exons ATGGAGCAGAGA ATTAGTTCCCCGGAAGTTGGTCCACTGCCGTACCCGCCGGCGTTCTCACAGCAAACTTGGATTTGGAATCAGAAACCCAAACGTTTCGTTGGCGGCGAGATCTCCAATATTCTGGTCCCAAAATATCCTAGAAGAGCATGGACTGTAAAG aacttggccgccaggCGGAGCCGATGCAGAATATCTCCGGCTGAGAGCGAGTCTGCGCGCTCCGCGGTGGACGTGTGGAGCATCCAGCCGCCAGACTTCTCTCCCAAACTCTACACGTCCCTCTCAGATCCCGGGAGGGACAGAAGATTGTCCCGACGTTCTCAAGCCCGGTCCTCCCTCGACTCAGGCCGTACCCGTGGACGAGATGTCTCCACGGTTTTGCACGTGAAGCGCGTTGTGGCGGAGGTGTTGGGTCAGGGTGAGACCCACGGCCGGAGGGAGCCCAGGAGGTTCATCACGTCCTACAAACCTCCGGATCCTCTTGAAGAGGAGCTGATGTTTGTCAAACTTGGGAAGTTCCCGCCTTCAGGTCCTTACAGGAACCCCCGACCGCACGACTTCCGACCG CAGGCCGACGACCTTCCAAACATGGCCGCTGTGACCAAGAAGGACCCCGGCGACCTGGAGTTTAAACTGAACCACCGCGACATCT TGAGGACTACCAGGTCCGAGTCCGACCGCACCTCTGGAGACCAGAGGAAGACCATGATGAAGATGAACACCTACAGGGCAGTTGAACCAACATGGGACCTGCGTCTTCTACTGCCCAGGACACAATGGCCGCCCAGATCAGCCTCCTTTACG AGACACCGACGGAGCCGATCTGTGTACAGCGCCTTCATGGAGCGGGTGGAGGTGAAGCTGTCGAGGTCCTGGACTCACAACCCTGGCTAG